The Streptomyces sp. CC0208 genome window below encodes:
- a CDS encoding enolase C-terminal domain-like protein, whose product MSQPVVTKFSVHPVAGRDSMLLNLSGAHAPYFTRNIVVLEDSEGRTGLGEVPGGDGITRTLRDAENLVVGARVGDYKRVLRTIHDTFADRDSGGRGAQTFDLRTTVHAVTAVESALLDLLGQHLDVPVAALLGDGRQRSAVRVLGYLFYVGDPDRTDLGYVREPGADVDWYRVRREEALTPEAIVRQAEATYDHYGFRDFKLKGGVLPGGEEVKAVRALKERFPEARITLDPNGAWSLREAVELCRPLVGTLAYAEDPCGAEGGYSGREILAEFRRATGLPTATNMIATDWRQLTHALALQSVSIPLADPHFWTMQGSVRVAQLCHAMGLTWGCHSNNHFDISLAMMAHCGAAAPGEYNALDTHWIWQEGMERLTVEPPRITGGEVAVPDTPGLGVRLDRDRLQAAEELHEKVASAGRDDAVGMQYLIKDWTFDAKRPCLVR is encoded by the coding sequence GCGCCCACGCCCCGTACTTCACCCGCAACATCGTGGTCCTGGAGGACTCCGAGGGACGCACCGGCCTCGGAGAGGTGCCGGGCGGTGACGGCATCACCCGGACCCTCCGCGACGCCGAGAACCTGGTCGTCGGTGCCCGCGTCGGCGACTACAAACGCGTCCTGCGCACGATCCACGACACCTTCGCCGACCGCGACTCGGGCGGCCGCGGCGCCCAGACCTTCGATCTCCGTACGACCGTGCACGCGGTCACCGCCGTCGAGTCGGCGCTGCTCGACCTGCTCGGACAGCACCTCGACGTCCCGGTCGCCGCGTTGCTCGGCGACGGCCGACAGCGGTCTGCCGTAAGGGTCCTGGGCTATCTCTTCTACGTCGGCGACCCGGACCGCACCGACCTCGGCTACGTCCGTGAGCCCGGCGCCGACGTCGACTGGTACCGCGTCCGGCGCGAGGAGGCGCTGACCCCAGAGGCGATCGTCCGCCAGGCCGAGGCCACCTACGACCACTACGGCTTCCGCGACTTCAAGCTCAAGGGCGGTGTCCTGCCGGGCGGCGAGGAGGTGAAGGCCGTACGCGCCCTCAAGGAACGGTTCCCCGAGGCCCGGATCACCCTCGATCCGAACGGCGCCTGGTCCCTGCGCGAGGCGGTCGAACTGTGCCGTCCGCTCGTCGGCACGCTCGCCTACGCCGAGGATCCCTGCGGGGCGGAAGGCGGTTACTCCGGCCGGGAGATCCTCGCGGAGTTCCGCCGGGCCACCGGGCTGCCCACCGCGACCAACATGATCGCCACGGACTGGCGGCAGCTGACCCACGCGCTCGCTCTGCAGTCGGTGTCCATCCCGCTCGCCGACCCGCACTTCTGGACCATGCAGGGCTCGGTCCGGGTCGCCCAGTTGTGCCACGCGATGGGCCTGACCTGGGGCTGTCACTCCAACAACCACTTCGACATCTCGCTGGCGATGATGGCGCACTGCGGTGCCGCCGCCCCGGGCGAGTACAACGCCCTCGACACCCACTGGATCTGGCAGGAGGGCATGGAGCGGCTCACCGTCGAGCCGCCGCGGATCACCGGCGGCGAGGTCGCCGTCCCGGACACGCCCGGCCTCGGGGTCCGGCTGGACCGCGACCGGCTCCAGGCCGCCGAGGAACTGCACGAGAAGGTGGCCTCGGCGGGCCGTGACGATGCCGTGGGGATGCAGTACTTGATCAAGGACTGGACCTTCGACGCCAAGCGTCCCTGTCTCGTGCGCTGA
- a CDS encoding amidohydrolase family protein, which translates to MDIHGTPDTSWPGPLSRRRFLQAAGVTATAVAAVGPPAVAASGAAPSHPATLTLTAATGGSATLSPAGDRLVAEVQNVLWSIPRTGGTAVALTPPGLEPTRPQFSPDGSRLVVCSYSGGGFHLWTLRPDGSEVRQLTDGPWDDRGPAWSPDGTRIAFASERGGDTVTGSPYRVWVVDVRSGALTRLTGRPGQQGPAQGGVWEDFDPTWSADGERVLFVRAAVTAAGTLRADTVASVAADGSGPVTVEHTDDSGAQLMTPAVSPRGRLVYLRTTPAPTASCTLVVDGAPVTVDGDVLPAPPRWTDGERLLIAVDGHFRLLDPEAPAAGEEIPFTATMPVERPHYRGKAYDFEGTGIRRVRSLHLPALSPDGRSVAFAALNSLWTAGTSGGRPPRKVLQVPHTRYVLGPTWTPDGTGLLYADDRDGLFAVRRRDLDSGEETVLADGGRVLPALSPDGTRLACLDMSGNLVVRDLPDGSERTLVAPLGAGGLPGRPSWSPDGRYIALCDRNRLNQRFREGYNLIRVVDTTTGTAALHALAPHTSLSDRYDSGPVWSPDGRWMAVIAESALWLLPVRADGTPEGKPRRLTTEPADHPSWSADARTLLYLSAGALRLIDVRSGKSRTVKVPLDYRRPRPVDTLVHAGRFWDGTGPDVREDVDVLIRDGRIAEVSPHRAGRPSARRFDASERTVLPGLWDAHTHPWQSTYGGRQTALQLSYGITTAVSLGGFAYEQARIREAVAAGALAGPRLLATGELLDGARVAYSMGRAHRTPEGLRRSLARGAALDWDFVKTYVRAPGWVMKEATDFAHERLGVRSGSHLCTPGVQLGQDLTTHLQATQRLEFGHATSATGRAYQDVQEIYTEAGFHLIATPFTALALLGADPALAADRRVTTLMPPWDTALVRQQSGQPPTAAQLATLDRELAVYRRILADGGLVALGTDQPLVPVGLHLHLALRALHRAGLSPAETLRTATVLPARVFGAGADLGTLEEGKLADLTVVDGDPFTDFDTLIRTVAVLRGGVPFEQADLVDAFESARRSGARSDASSATDWLEVSRQLRREGCCDPGSAP; encoded by the coding sequence TTGGACATCCACGGCACACCCGACACTTCCTGGCCCGGTCCCCTCTCCCGCCGCAGATTCCTCCAGGCCGCCGGCGTGACCGCCACCGCCGTCGCGGCGGTCGGTCCACCCGCTGTGGCCGCCTCAGGGGCCGCCCCCTCCCACCCGGCCACCCTCACCCTGACCGCCGCCACCGGCGGTTCCGCGACGCTCTCCCCAGCCGGTGACCGTCTCGTCGCCGAAGTGCAGAACGTGCTCTGGTCGATCCCGCGCACCGGTGGCACCGCCGTCGCGCTCACCCCGCCCGGCCTCGAACCCACCCGCCCGCAGTTCTCGCCCGACGGCAGCCGCCTCGTGGTGTGCTCCTACAGCGGCGGCGGCTTCCATCTGTGGACACTGCGCCCCGACGGCAGTGAGGTACGTCAGCTCACCGACGGACCCTGGGACGACCGCGGCCCCGCCTGGTCGCCGGACGGCACCCGGATCGCGTTCGCCTCCGAACGCGGCGGCGACACCGTGACCGGCAGCCCGTACCGCGTCTGGGTCGTCGACGTGCGCTCCGGAGCGCTGACCCGGCTCACCGGACGCCCCGGACAGCAGGGCCCGGCACAGGGCGGTGTCTGGGAGGACTTCGACCCCACCTGGTCGGCGGACGGCGAGCGCGTGCTGTTCGTGCGGGCGGCCGTCACCGCCGCGGGCACCCTGCGGGCCGACACCGTGGCCTCCGTCGCCGCCGACGGCTCGGGACCGGTCACCGTGGAGCACACCGACGACTCCGGCGCCCAGCTGATGACGCCGGCCGTCTCACCGCGCGGCCGCCTTGTATATCTGCGCACCACGCCCGCGCCCACCGCCTCCTGCACCCTCGTCGTGGACGGCGCGCCCGTCACCGTCGACGGCGACGTCCTGCCCGCCCCGCCCCGCTGGACCGACGGCGAACGGCTCCTGATCGCGGTGGACGGCCACTTCCGCCTCCTCGACCCCGAGGCGCCCGCGGCGGGGGAGGAGATCCCGTTCACGGCCACGATGCCGGTGGAACGGCCCCACTACCGCGGCAAGGCGTACGACTTCGAGGGCACCGGCATCCGGCGTGTGCGCTCACTGCACTTGCCCGCGCTCTCGCCCGACGGCCGCAGCGTCGCCTTCGCTGCTCTCAACTCCCTATGGACAGCTGGGACTTCGGGCGGGCGCCCACCCCGCAAGGTTCTTCAGGTCCCGCACACACGCTATGTGCTGGGACCCACCTGGACACCCGACGGCACGGGTCTCCTCTACGCGGACGACCGGGACGGACTGTTCGCCGTGCGGCGCCGCGACCTCGACTCCGGCGAGGAGACCGTGCTCGCCGACGGCGGCCGGGTGCTCCCCGCGCTCTCGCCCGACGGGACCCGGCTGGCCTGCCTGGACATGTCCGGCAACCTGGTCGTGCGCGACCTGCCCGACGGCAGCGAACGGACCCTCGTCGCCCCGCTCGGCGCGGGCGGTCTGCCCGGCCGTCCCAGCTGGTCTCCCGACGGACGGTACATCGCCCTGTGCGACCGCAACCGGCTCAACCAGCGCTTCCGTGAGGGCTACAACCTCATCCGGGTCGTCGACACGACCACCGGCACCGCCGCCCTGCACGCCCTCGCCCCGCACACCTCCCTGTCCGACCGCTACGACTCGGGCCCGGTCTGGTCGCCGGACGGCCGCTGGATGGCCGTCATCGCCGAGTCCGCCCTGTGGCTGCTCCCGGTCCGCGCGGACGGCACCCCCGAGGGGAAACCGCGCCGCCTCACCACCGAGCCCGCCGACCACCCCTCCTGGTCGGCCGACGCCCGCACCCTGCTCTACCTCTCCGCGGGCGCCCTGCGCCTGATCGACGTCCGCAGCGGCAAGTCCCGTACGGTCAAGGTGCCGTTGGACTACCGGCGTCCCCGTCCCGTCGACACCCTGGTGCACGCCGGCCGGTTCTGGGACGGCACCGGACCGGACGTCCGCGAGGACGTCGACGTCCTGATCCGTGACGGCCGTATCGCGGAGGTCTCCCCGCACCGCGCCGGGCGGCCGTCCGCACGCCGGTTCGACGCGAGCGAGCGCACCGTGCTCCCGGGACTGTGGGACGCGCACACCCACCCCTGGCAGAGCACCTACGGCGGCCGCCAGACCGCCCTCCAGCTCTCCTACGGCATCACGACCGCCGTCTCCCTGGGCGGCTTCGCCTACGAGCAGGCCCGCATCCGCGAGGCCGTCGCCGCGGGCGCCCTCGCCGGGCCGCGGCTGCTGGCCACCGGCGAACTGCTCGACGGGGCCCGGGTCGCCTACAGCATGGGCCGCGCGCACCGCACCCCCGAGGGGCTGCGGCGCTCGCTGGCGCGCGGGGCGGCGCTGGACTGGGACTTCGTGAAGACGTACGTCCGCGCCCCGGGCTGGGTGATGAAGGAGGCCACGGACTTCGCGCACGAACGCCTCGGGGTGCGCAGCGGCAGCCACCTCTGCACACCGGGCGTCCAGCTCGGACAGGACCTGACGACCCATCTGCAGGCCACGCAGCGACTGGAGTTCGGGCACGCGACCTCCGCCACGGGCCGCGCCTACCAGGACGTCCAGGAGATCTACACCGAGGCGGGCTTCCACCTGATCGCCACCCCGTTCACGGCGCTCGCCCTGCTGGGCGCCGACCCCGCGCTCGCCGCGGACCGCCGGGTCACCACACTGATGCCGCCGTGGGACACCGCGCTGGTCCGTCAGCAGTCCGGACAGCCGCCCACCGCCGCCCAACTCGCCACGCTCGACCGGGAGCTGGCCGTCTACCGACGTATCCTGGCCGACGGCGGGCTCGTCGCGCTCGGCACCGACCAGCCGCTCGTGCCGGTCGGTCTGCATCTGCACCTCGCCCTGCGGGCGCTGCACCGCGCCGGGCTCTCGCCGGCCGAGACCCTGCGCACCGCCACCGTGCTGCCCGCCCGCGTGTTCGGCGCGGGCGCCGACCTGGGCACGCTGGAGGAGGGCAAGCTCGCCGATCTCACGGTCGTGGACGGTGATCCCTTCACCGACTTCGACACCCTGATCCGCACGGTGGCGGTGCTGCGCGGGGGTGTGCCCTTCGAGCAGGCGGACCTCGTGGACGCCTTCGAATCCGCGCGGCGCTCCGGCGCGCGGTCCGATGCTTCGTCCGCTACGGATTGGCTCGAGGTGAGCCGGCAGCTGCGGCGCGAGGGCTGCTGCGACCCGGGGAGCGCGCCGTGA
- a CDS encoding SpoIIE family protein phosphatase yields MATFDQGNGHSRWSSDVATVTLGLDGVVTGWSEGARRLLGHHAPEVVGRPAVDLLLGAGAPEATGLSLTGAQEWRGTAALRHRDGHRVTTTLHAQPSLDVDGRVRSFVVALSPDPGPPLVQWAFDQSSIALSTHATASGAWQRNAVARGGGERAALTGGERRAPALADEGFLRCVRRVAEEGAPLRYECLAPEPSCGPGAPSAVLLSSARHRAWVIELWPVRDPGTGEVVGVGTAAFDSSDQHAARQRLALLQEAGTLIGTTLNVARTAQELADLAVPRLADFVSVDLLDSVLRGEEPVPGPVDAAVVLRRVAHQSTAEGEDVPEAAIDLGDMDTYPPFSPPARCLADGKPVLSGVDDPDFAAWIAGHERRTARVAEFGFHSVMATPLRARGITLGVAVFTRSGGSPPFEPDDLILAEELAGRAAVGVDNARRYTRERTNALTLQRSLLPRDLPKQAAVEVAYRYLPAGTGAGVGGDWFDVVPLSGTRVALVVGDVVGHGIHASATMGRLRTAVRTLADVDLPPDELLTHLDDLVAHLATDLEDIHPDEPYLVSGEIGATCLYAVYDPVSRVCTFASAGHVPPVVLLPDGTARVVELTPGPLLGVGGLPFECTELELPEGSLLAFCTDGLVEARERDVGLGLDRLCEVLAGPVTSLEATCDTILRALLPASPYDDVALLLARTRALHADQVAAWSLPSDPAVVADARAQVTRQLTAWGLEEAAFVTELVVSELVTNAIRYGAVPIGLRLIRDRTLICEVSDASNTAPHLRRARTYDEGGRGLHMVAQLTQSWGTRQGPMGKTIWAEQPLPAG; encoded by the coding sequence ATGGCCACATTCGATCAAGGGAACGGTCACAGCCGGTGGTCATCGGATGTCGCGACGGTCACCCTCGGCCTGGACGGCGTGGTCACAGGGTGGAGCGAAGGCGCTCGACGACTGCTGGGCCACCATGCCCCGGAGGTCGTAGGGCGCCCCGCGGTCGATCTGCTCCTCGGGGCGGGAGCTCCCGAGGCGACCGGGCTCTCCCTCACCGGCGCCCAGGAATGGCGGGGCACGGCGGCACTGCGGCATCGGGACGGCCACCGCGTCACCACGACCCTGCACGCCCAGCCCTCGCTGGACGTCGACGGCAGGGTCCGGTCCTTCGTCGTGGCTCTCTCCCCGGACCCGGGCCCGCCCCTGGTGCAGTGGGCCTTCGACCAGTCCTCGATCGCGCTCTCGACCCACGCCACGGCGTCCGGCGCATGGCAGCGGAACGCGGTCGCGCGGGGCGGCGGGGAGCGCGCCGCCCTGACGGGCGGTGAGCGGCGGGCGCCGGCCCTCGCCGACGAAGGCTTCCTCCGGTGCGTGCGCCGGGTCGCCGAAGAAGGGGCCCCGCTGCGCTACGAGTGTCTGGCCCCGGAGCCGTCCTGCGGCCCCGGAGCCCCGTCCGCCGTCCTCCTCAGCTCGGCCCGTCACCGTGCCTGGGTCATCGAGCTGTGGCCCGTCCGCGACCCCGGCACCGGTGAGGTCGTCGGGGTGGGCACCGCCGCGTTCGACAGCAGTGACCAGCACGCGGCCCGGCAGCGGCTCGCCCTGTTGCAGGAGGCCGGCACCCTCATCGGCACCACCCTGAACGTGGCCCGCACCGCCCAGGAGCTCGCCGACCTCGCGGTGCCCCGCCTCGCCGACTTCGTCAGCGTGGACCTGCTCGACTCGGTGCTGCGCGGCGAGGAGCCGGTACCGGGACCGGTCGACGCGGCCGTGGTGCTGCGCAGGGTCGCCCATCAGTCCACCGCCGAAGGGGAGGACGTCCCCGAGGCCGCCATCGACCTCGGCGACATGGACACCTACCCGCCGTTCTCACCGCCCGCCCGCTGCCTGGCCGACGGCAAACCGGTGCTCAGCGGCGTGGACGACCCCGACTTCGCCGCCTGGATCGCGGGGCACGAGCGGCGCACCGCCCGGGTGGCGGAGTTCGGGTTCCACTCCGTCATGGCCACCCCGCTGCGCGCCCGGGGCATCACCCTCGGCGTCGCCGTCTTCACGCGTAGCGGCGGCTCCCCGCCCTTCGAGCCGGACGACCTGATCCTCGCCGAAGAACTCGCCGGCCGGGCGGCGGTCGGCGTCGACAACGCGCGCCGCTACACCCGCGAACGCACCAACGCCCTCACGCTCCAGCGCAGCCTGCTGCCCCGGGACCTGCCCAAACAGGCGGCCGTCGAAGTGGCGTACCGCTATCTGCCCGCGGGGACCGGCGCGGGCGTCGGCGGTGACTGGTTCGACGTCGTGCCGCTGTCCGGCACCCGCGTGGCCCTGGTCGTCGGGGACGTGGTCGGACACGGCATCCACGCCTCCGCCACCATGGGCCGGCTGCGCACCGCCGTCCGCACCCTCGCCGACGTCGACCTGCCCCCGGACGAACTCCTCACCCACCTGGACGACCTGGTCGCACATCTCGCCACGGACCTGGAGGACATCCACCCGGACGAGCCCTACCTCGTCAGCGGCGAGATCGGCGCCACGTGTCTGTACGCCGTCTACGACCCGGTGTCCCGCGTGTGCACCTTCGCCAGCGCCGGTCACGTCCCGCCCGTCGTGCTGCTCCCCGACGGCACGGCCCGCGTGGTCGAGCTGACCCCCGGCCCGCTGCTCGGGGTCGGCGGGCTGCCCTTCGAGTGCACCGAGCTGGAGTTGCCCGAGGGAAGTCTGCTGGCCTTCTGCACCGACGGCCTGGTCGAGGCGCGGGAGCGTGACGTCGGCCTGGGGCTCGACCGGCTCTGCGAGGTCCTGGCCGGTCCCGTCACCTCCCTGGAAGCCACCTGCGACACCATCCTGAGGGCCCTGCTGCCCGCGAGTCCCTACGACGACGTGGCCCTGCTCCTCGCCCGCACCCGCGCCCTGCACGCCGACCAGGTCGCCGCCTGGTCGCTGCCCTCCGACCCGGCGGTCGTGGCCGACGCCCGGGCCCAGGTCACCCGCCAGCTCACCGCGTGGGGACTGGAGGAGGCGGCGTTCGTCACCGAGCTGGTGGTGAGCGAGCTGGTCACCAACGCCATCCGCTACGGCGCCGTACCGATCGGCCTGCGGCTCATCCGTGACCGCACCCTGATCTGCGAGGTCTCCGACGCCAGCAACACCGCCCCGCATCTGCGCCGTGCCCGCACCTACGACGAGGGCGGTCGCGGGCTGCACATGGTCGCCCAGCTCACCCAGAGCTGGGGCACCCGGCAGGGCCCCATGGGCAAGACCATCTGGGCCGAACAGCCCCTCCCGGCCGGCTGA
- a CDS encoding substrate-binding domain-containing protein: MAARPAIDDAGRGTHTLGLLYPPAGRLGEYTTMQLAFVGGVAEAAAEQGYDLLLAPAGRHGDPSFPRMVDDRRVDGVIVMEIRREDDRVAYLAEAGFPFVAIGRNHRADVAGWVDLDFAGLAGGCVQHLADLGHRRIAFVNRSEQLFNSGYGFARLGDEGYTETMKKLLLTPHAYLCGDDLASGEEVVERILSEDPATTSLVTMNEAALEGVYRGLTRNGRTVPRDFSVVGVAASPWAEQVNPPLTAAEIPAKEMSRVAVDLMMRRLRSPDSPPRHVLLKPLITLRGSTGRCPSVPGSEPETELPDFPDIDLDF, from the coding sequence ATGGCAGCGCGACCCGCAATCGACGACGCCGGCCGTGGCACCCACACGCTCGGGCTCCTCTATCCGCCCGCCGGCCGCCTCGGCGAGTACACCACCATGCAGCTCGCCTTCGTCGGCGGGGTGGCCGAGGCCGCCGCCGAGCAGGGCTACGACCTGCTGCTCGCGCCCGCCGGACGTCACGGCGACCCCTCTTTCCCGCGCATGGTCGACGACCGGCGGGTGGACGGCGTCATCGTCATGGAGATCCGCCGGGAGGACGACCGCGTCGCGTACCTGGCCGAGGCGGGCTTCCCCTTCGTGGCCATCGGCCGCAATCACCGGGCCGACGTGGCGGGCTGGGTCGACCTGGACTTCGCCGGTCTGGCCGGCGGCTGCGTCCAGCACCTGGCCGACCTCGGCCACCGCAGGATCGCCTTCGTCAACCGCTCCGAACAGCTCTTCAACAGCGGCTACGGTTTCGCCCGCCTCGGGGACGAGGGCTACACCGAGACGATGAAGAAACTGCTCCTCACCCCGCATGCCTATCTGTGCGGCGACGACCTCGCCTCGGGGGAGGAGGTCGTGGAACGCATCCTGAGCGAGGACCCGGCGACGACCTCGCTGGTCACCATGAACGAAGCGGCCCTGGAGGGGGTCTACCGCGGACTCACCCGGAACGGCCGCACCGTGCCGCGCGACTTCTCCGTCGTCGGCGTGGCGGCGAGCCCCTGGGCCGAACAGGTGAACCCGCCCCTCACCGCCGCCGAGATACCCGCCAAGGAGATGAGCCGGGTCGCCGTCGACCTGATGATGAGGCGGCTGCGCTCACCGGACTCGCCGCCCCGGCACGTCCTGCTGAAACCGCTGATCACCCTGCGCGGGAGCACGGGACGCTGCCCGTCGGTGCCGGGTTCGGAACCCGAGACCGAACTCCCCGATTTCCCCGATATCGACCTGGATTTCTGA
- a CDS encoding sugar ABC transporter substrate-binding protein, translated as MSYPVDRRDFLRVSGAAAATAALGLTSCSSDTSGPVTLSWWDYFTLDNFQPGMNRLIKDIEAGVPDVRIERRTFPFAELERQITLGAISGDLPDLAIVDNVSMNTLGGSRLLADLTARVEKWGQADQYYKGPWSGCQVGGKTLGIPNNSNCLALYCNTRLLKSAGVEPPTTWDELASAAQKLTSGDRHGLALSAIKTEEGVFQFLPFLWQAGGDLDTFRTHGATALAFLDELIAKGSLSEQCVGWTQQDVNTRFLDQRAAMQINGPWQIPALKNADFDWNVVALPRDKEAATCLGGENWVAMASSKHVDKVWEVLEYTQRPSVLVPYLVSFGDLPARKDLADRGSWASDPALRLFLSQLPLARPRQYGPHYAEASQAVADAEQAVLTGSASASAAARTAAGKIDKALGAP; from the coding sequence ATGTCGTACCCCGTCGACCGCCGTGATTTCCTGCGTGTCTCCGGCGCGGCGGCGGCCACCGCCGCCCTCGGTCTGACCTCCTGCAGCTCGGACACGTCGGGGCCGGTGACCCTGAGCTGGTGGGACTACTTCACCCTGGACAACTTCCAGCCCGGAATGAACCGGCTGATCAAGGACATCGAGGCCGGTGTCCCGGACGTGCGCATCGAGCGGCGGACCTTCCCCTTCGCCGAGCTGGAACGGCAGATCACCCTGGGCGCGATCTCCGGCGACCTGCCCGACCTCGCCATCGTCGACAACGTCTCCATGAACACCCTCGGCGGCAGCCGGCTGCTGGCCGACCTCACCGCCAGAGTCGAGAAATGGGGCCAGGCCGACCAGTACTACAAGGGACCGTGGTCCGGCTGCCAGGTCGGCGGAAAAACCCTCGGCATCCCCAACAACAGCAACTGCCTCGCCCTCTACTGCAACACCCGCCTGCTCAAGTCCGCAGGCGTCGAACCTCCCACCACCTGGGACGAACTGGCCTCCGCCGCCCAGAAGCTGACCAGCGGCGACCGCCACGGCCTGGCACTGAGCGCCATCAAGACCGAGGAGGGTGTCTTCCAGTTCCTGCCGTTCCTCTGGCAGGCCGGCGGCGACCTGGACACCTTCCGCACCCACGGCGCCACCGCGCTCGCCTTCCTCGACGAACTGATCGCCAAGGGCTCCCTGTCCGAACAGTGCGTGGGCTGGACCCAGCAGGACGTCAACACCCGCTTCCTCGACCAGCGCGCCGCGATGCAGATCAACGGCCCCTGGCAGATCCCGGCCCTCAAGAACGCCGACTTCGACTGGAACGTCGTCGCACTGCCCCGCGACAAGGAGGCCGCCACCTGCCTGGGCGGGGAGAACTGGGTCGCGATGGCGAGCAGCAAGCACGTGGACAAGGTGTGGGAGGTCCTGGAGTACACCCAACGCCCCTCGGTCCTGGTGCCGTACCTGGTGTCCTTCGGCGACCTCCCCGCCCGCAAGGACCTCGCCGACCGGGGGAGCTGGGCCTCCGACCCGGCCCTGCGGCTCTTCCTCAGCCAGCTGCCGCTCGCCCGGCCTCGCCAGTACGGACCCCACTACGCCGAGGCCTCGCAGGCCGTCGCGGACGCGGAGCAGGCCGTGCTCACCGGATCCGCGTCCGCGTCCGCGGCGGCCAGGACCGCCGCCGGAAAGATCGACAAAGCTCTGGGCGCGCCATGA
- a CDS encoding sugar ABC transporter permease, whose product MRQPLSPSARRRRTGYLFCLPGLAFLALVLAYPLLYNLWTSVHDVDLGQLLGGAARFNGLDNYRAVADDPGFWHSVRLSLVFTLASLLLQFTIGFALALLFARPFPLNGLLRSLLLVAWLLPPVVSGTLFRWMLDAESGAYNALFQAVGLSGLSHDWLTDPSTSMAGVVFANVWVGVPFNMLLLLVGLHTIDPELHEAAAIDGANAWQRFRHLTLPLMRPVSVTVLLLGLLYTFKVFDLVFVMTGGGPVDATRVLSLYVYEVFFTFFRFGQGAAAGLLLLVLPLLAGAWYVRRLRREEEAPAGGAA is encoded by the coding sequence ATGAGACAGCCCCTGTCGCCGTCCGCGCGCCGCCGCCGCACCGGCTACCTGTTCTGCCTGCCGGGCCTGGCCTTCCTCGCCCTCGTCCTGGCCTACCCGCTCCTCTACAACCTGTGGACCTCCGTCCACGACGTCGACCTGGGCCAACTCCTCGGCGGTGCCGCGCGGTTCAACGGACTCGACAACTACCGGGCGGTGGCCGACGACCCGGGCTTCTGGCACTCCGTACGCCTCTCCCTGGTCTTCACCCTGGCCTCGCTGCTGCTCCAGTTCACGATCGGCTTCGCCCTGGCCCTGCTCTTCGCCCGCCCGTTCCCCCTCAACGGCCTGTTGCGTTCCCTCCTGCTGGTCGCCTGGCTGCTGCCCCCGGTGGTCAGCGGCACCCTCTTCCGCTGGATGCTGGACGCCGAGTCAGGCGCCTACAACGCCCTGTTCCAGGCGGTCGGCCTGAGCGGTCTCTCCCACGACTGGCTCACCGACCCCTCCACCTCGATGGCGGGGGTGGTCTTCGCCAACGTCTGGGTCGGCGTGCCCTTCAACATGCTGCTGCTCCTGGTCGGACTGCACACCATCGACCCCGAACTCCACGAGGCCGCGGCCATCGACGGAGCCAACGCCTGGCAGCGCTTCCGCCACCTCACCCTCCCGCTGATGCGGCCCGTCTCGGTGACCGTCCTCCTGCTCGGCCTCCTCTACACCTTCAAGGTCTTCGACCTCGTCTTCGTGATGACCGGCGGCGGCCCCGTCGACGCCACCCGCGTGCTGTCCCTCTACGTCTACGAGGTCTTCTTCACGTTCTTCCGGTTCGGGCAGGGCGCGGCGGCGGGCCTGCTGCTGCTCGTCCTCCCCCTGCTGGCAGGCGCCTGGTACGTACGACGGCTGCGGCGCGAGGAAGAGGCGCCGGCGGGAGGTGCCGCATGA
- a CDS encoding carbohydrate ABC transporter permease, whose amino-acid sequence MRPPRRPWLLTAVATLITAAFLLPVYWMLKTGLTRPDRIQTPDPQWAPTPLTGENYSTALGYEGLTRALFNSVVISCGVVALTLLLGVPLAYALARIRMRGSGAMVLALLVAQLPPAIVLAAPLFILERRAGLTGTYLGLIAADTTLTLPFTVIVLRPVMRSVSSELEEAALVDGCGLPGALLRVVLPLMVPGLVAAAGLSFLIGWGEFLFGLTLAEGPDVQPVTVLLNAFIGQHGTSWGALMATATLISIPVVCVFAVFQRFIVGGLTAGSVRG is encoded by the coding sequence ATGAGACCACCGCGCCGGCCCTGGCTGCTGACCGCCGTCGCCACACTGATCACCGCCGCCTTCCTGCTGCCGGTGTACTGGATGCTGAAGACCGGCCTCACCCGGCCCGACCGCATCCAGACCCCGGACCCGCAGTGGGCGCCCACCCCGCTCACCGGCGAGAACTACTCGACGGCCCTGGGCTACGAGGGCCTGACCCGCGCCCTGTTCAACAGTGTCGTCATCTCCTGCGGGGTGGTCGCGCTCACCCTGCTGCTCGGCGTTCCGCTCGCCTACGCCCTCGCCCGGATCCGGATGCGCGGCTCGGGCGCGATGGTGCTCGCGCTCCTCGTCGCCCAGCTCCCGCCCGCCATCGTGCTGGCGGCCCCGCTGTTCATCCTCGAACGCCGGGCCGGCCTCACCGGCACGTATCTGGGCCTGATCGCCGCCGACACCACGCTCACGCTGCCCTTCACGGTGATCGTGCTGCGTCCCGTGATGCGCAGCGTCTCCTCCGAGCTGGAGGAGGCGGCCCTGGTCGACGGCTGCGGACTGCCCGGTGCGCTGCTGCGGGTCGTCCTGCCGCTCATGGTGCCCGGTCTGGTCGCGGCGGCCGGACTGTCCTTCCTGATCGGCTGGGGCGAGTTCCTGTTCGGGCTCACGCTCGCCGAGGGGCCCGACGTCCAGCCCGTCACCGTTCTCCTCAACGCCTTCATCGGGCAGCACGGGACGTCCTGGGGCGCCCTGATGGCCACCGCGACCCTCATCAGCATCCCGGTGGTCTGCGTCTTCGCCGTCTTCCAGCGCTTCATCGTCGGCGGGCTCACCGCGGGCAGCGTGAGGGGCTGA